The Corylus avellana chromosome ca8, CavTom2PMs-1.0 genome has a segment encoding these proteins:
- the LOC132189030 gene encoding chalcone synthase-like yields MASVEEIRNAQRAHGPANILAIGTATPSNCVSQADYPDYYFRITNSEHMTELKEKFRRICDKSMIKKRYMHLDENILKENPNMCAYMAPSLDARQDIVVAEVPKLGKEAATKAIKEWGQPKSKITHLVFCTTSGVDMPGADYQLTKLLGLRPSVKRLMMYQQGCFAGGTVLRLAKDLAENNKGARVLVVCSEITAVIFRGPTDTHLDSLVGQALFGDGAAAIIVGADPDTSINERPLFQLVSASQTILPDSDGAIDSHLREVGLTFHLSKDVPEIISKNIEKSLVEAFAPLGIRDWNSLFWVAHPGGSAILDQVELKLGLKEEKLRGTRHVLSEYGNMVSACVLFILDEMRKNSVEQGKATTGEGLEWGVLFGFGPGLTVETVVLHSIPVPVAAIH; encoded by the exons ATGGCGTCGGTGGAGGAAATCCGAAATGCTCAGCGAGCACATGGTCCCGCCAACATTTTAGCCATTGGCACAGCCACTCCCTCCAACTGCGTCTCTCAAGCTGACTATCCCGACTATTACTTCCGGATCACCAACAGCGAGCACATGACCGAGTTGAAGGAGAAGTTCAGACGAATTT GTGATAAATCGATGATAAAGAAACGTTACATGCACTTGGATGAAAATATTCTCAAGGAAAATCCCAACATGTGTGCGTACATGGCTCCGTCTCTTGACGCGCGTCAAGACATAGTGGTGGCGGAGGTGCCAAAGCTTGGGAAGGAAGCGGCAACAAAGGCAATCAAAGAGTGGGGGCAGCCCAAATCCAAGATCACCCACCTCGTCTTCTGTACAACCTCAGGTGTAGACATGCCCGGTGCGGATTACCAACTCACCAAGCTCCTCGGCCTTCGACCCTCCGTCAAGCGCTTGATGATGTACCAGCAGGGTTGCTTCGCCGGTGGCACCGTCCTCCGTCTCGCCAAGGACTTGGCCGAGAACAACAAAGGTGCTCGTGTTCTCGTCGTCTGCTCCGAGATCACAGCTGTCATTTTCCGTGGGCCCACTGATACCCACTTGGACTCCCTCGTGGGTCAGGCCCTTTTCGGTGATGGTGCCGCAGCAATCATTGTGGGTGCCGACCCCGATACATCCATTAATGAACGCCCACTTTTCCAACTCGTATCGGCGTCCCAGACAATTCTTCCCGACTCTGACGGTGCCATTGATTCACACTTGCGCGAGGTGGGTCTTACCTTTCACTTGTCGAAGGACGTGCCGGAGATAATATCCAAGAACATTGAGAAAAGCTTGGTGGAGGCTTTTGCTCCGCTGGGTATAAGGGATTGGAACTCCCTGTTTTGGGTTGCACACCCGGGCGGGTCGGCCATTCTTGACCAGGTTGAGTTGAAGCTGGGACTGAAAGAGGAGAAGCTCAGAGGAACTAGGCACGTTCTGAGCGAGTACGGGAACATGGTGAGTGCATGTGTGCTCTTCATATTGGACGAGATGAGGAAGAATTCTGTGGAGCAAGGAAAGGCCACCACCGGAGAAGGGCTGGAGTGGGGTGTTCTCTTCGGGTTTGGGCCCGGTTTGACCGTCGAGACGGTGGTGCTGCACAGTATTCCTGTGCCCGTGGCGGCCATTCACTGA